From the Suncus etruscus isolate mSunEtr1 chromosome 19, mSunEtr1.pri.cur, whole genome shotgun sequence genome, one window contains:
- the LOC125997455 gene encoding cathelin-like codes for MENQRNNSFLGWRSLLLLLLVLSFPQASTQDLGVTEYEYPSYETLFFSYEGVALRAVEDFNQQSSESNYFRLLELNQAPNGDEDPSSPQPISFLIKETVCSKTEQQPLQQCDFKEKGSVRQCVGTVTLDSVRGSFDINCDKMQGVRLFERLKNLIRRGGQKIRGIGRRIKDFFRNL; via the exons ATGGAGAACCAGAGGAATAACTCTTTCCTGGGATGGCGGTCCCTGTTGCTTTTGCTGTTGGTTCTGTCGTTCCCTCAGGCCTCTACTCAGGACTTAGGAGTCACTGAATACGAGTATCCCAGCTATGAGACACTATTCTTCAGCTATGAGGGGGTTGCTCTCCGCGCTGTGGAAGACTTCAATCAGCAGTCGTCAGAATCCAATTACTTCCGCCTCTTGGAACTGAACCAGGCGCCCAATGGAG ATGAGGACCCCAGCAGTCCGCAGCCCATCAGCTTCCTAATCAAGGAGACGGTGTGTTCCAAGACAGAGCAACAGCCACTGCAGCAGTGCGACTTCAAAGAGAAGGGG TCGGTGAGACAGTGTGTGGGAACAGTCACCCTGGACTCAGTCAGGGGCTCCTTCGACATCAACTGTGACAAG ATGCAGGGAGTCCGCCTGTTTGAACGGCTAAAAAATCTCATCAGGAGAGGTGGACAGAAGATCCGTGGAATTGGTAGAAGAATCAAGGATTTTTTTCGGAATCTTTAG